From the genome of Meriones unguiculatus strain TT.TT164.6M chromosome 17, Bangor_MerUng_6.1, whole genome shotgun sequence:
atttctgtatctagttaagacatttatgatgcacaagccagcgatgatcagcagaaacagaagggtctggtgttctgcaatagctgaagacagagttatcacctggaaaaacaaggaaatgagaatggcaaccatgggcttcccctgttctgggtcatttttctttctgccgtgtacggggtttgtttgtttgcttgtttttgtttttgtttttctgagagtacaggaatctctaatgattgctgagtggtttgcatagaacaacattttctcttacagccacacaatcacatccttgttctgcacagagtatggtgagtgctctatcatgttgcaaaactgcttcatCTAATGAATCAACatgctgatggatcttgatctagttgggttttacaggtacctttttttttttttttttttttttttttttttttcaaacaagggagcctggaggtcaatatgagccagcctggtttgttgggtaggcactccaagtagccatttgtcttccttgccagagagtttcctttggactgaaccttttcagtcttttgttgaggataaggggtgacatagatgattttgtaaatgggtttcaactgaaattaggatgccattgtaggggcccaggaaggctggaatgttaaccaaagcctgggaggggattcattcaggaaatggggcactcactcatcagaagcatctggtttcctgatcaaggtaaaagacaggaagcaatcatggcagctggactggagcacatcaggctctccacttttgtggactgcctggggcttgggtgctgtagatcacttttggagtggtttgttttctgattctggttcctgggtggtgactgtcaggtggGTGGAAATCTGCcgagacatattcagactagggacagaagctaaagttaaggaacttaaaggaaactcttacaattggagccccccccccaaccctcacacacacacacacatattccatcaggaacaggcaaaagttggggaatcttagtctgttgattgtagctcaattgacctgtgacaggtagatagatgcaagttgcaaactccgtgaggctcacatgaattcttttaagttacaaaagaggaacttctggagccttctacttttaagtcataataaaagcttggggatttaaaaaaaaattatctggggttaaaaacatcaacattcttttctttgtccagaggtctggacagaggtggttttaacatgatgagaagtaattttaggtatcagaactccattgattactatgttaaaactttgaatttttgaagtcttgatatcacatattttttgttttggttgttctgtttggtttttcaaggcagccctggctgcgatattgagcttctcccaggatgaggacaggtcttggctaaagtgccctcagaggtctggaatgagagcaatctcagcatgcagatgtatgaacaggttccggcttaccctgttggatcttgtcttggacatctgctttccagttctctcggacaacctcactacaccatgcaaggaacagcaggcacaggatcttgcaaagtatgttcaaaaaactccaaactttattaaatgtaaactttattgaataacaacacaaatgtaagatttactgctaataaaaaattaaagtttcctgtataaaaatagattatcatgtagttggcaatattcacactaaatatattaagtctataccaatagtggggctaaggtgacagaatataaatattaacatgacatattaaatttcagcttaatatatacaaagaaaacatcttcaaaaatagcttaagaatatatatatttatatatataatatataaaatatatttttatttatatataaatatttgtttatttacatatatatatataaatatatatttatttatttttttggaataaacagtttagtacagccctcagcagggtgaggcttcaaggagtcccgggtttacaatgcacatctagcattagttactcctctcccgagaataaaatagatgtctttacttccaggctgggaagtatcttgagATGTCCCCGGCgcgtttcttacttctcctggattgctcggatcccgtgaacagcagcacactgaGACGCTTCTGTAGTAGCACACAGTACCGGAAGGCAACCGGAGATTCACTcggagacaggcaactggtggccttcctttcagagataactaatgcaaacaagcagtcgagaacgaaaggccgaaaatcgccagaagccatccactgccagttagctaaaacttgtgaacaaaaacagcaaaattcaatccagcgtcgacctcagtcacagataaatcttgacagctgcgtgcttgtgagcatgcgctgtgcagtccggatagtttctaactttcggtgggcacacgtgtcttctgttgttgttgttgttctgtcccgacagggtttctctgtgcagccgcggctgtcctggccacagtctttacactcagaacttgttcaaggctcttccacacccagtacctgcagtccttagcctcacctgggaaagagctcggagcagctgcctcgcagtggccgccagggggcgctgctacagtaagcgcttgtgcaggatctcccacaccatcttcttcctgaaaagaggcatgtgctgctgggagaatgtgatgggctggcccctggaaatgtaatctgcatatttacaggcgaacacgccgcagtcgcccccgttcagctgctgaggaatctcctctgccgacatgctgtgttgcttccactccacagggctcaggtcgctgttccttctcgctttgctctcctcccgcagatagcagaaaagcagctcaaggatgtcgggtctcttctgtcccgtggagtccatgtagacaatactcttctttcttaagtctgtgaccgccaggctccagtgcatgcccaggtgaactgggaccaggagaagttccttggcaaagatgtttactgcccgggtccatcttctgactgacctgtagccaccagactttaacttggtgtaaaagaaggtattaaatgcgtgaagtgccgggtagccttgactttgatttctttccatgagaagattcatgtaaaaattgatgactttgtcgttgagccactgggtgttccttagggtccacaggtctcctcgagtcatttgcagtttgaaggcacagctcaagatctcatcttttgacccagggcctagcgcactgctgatttctttctccatgtccactgtgacagcaggaccacggtccagccctctgcccttctcttggtcttcaagagcctttttcttgacctcaggtgttgacactttgctgctgggcatgccattgctgacactgtctgtgcagatttgaggtgtttccgattcatgattctgcccttcagcacaacctttgagagtcttggaggtgtccatggtgcttgtgtgagtgctgtgagggccagagctcacggggacgtcaggttggaggagttccaacagccctggacacttttcattgtggtgtttctcaacttcttcctccctgttgctgtgggggggcttgagaccctggcctccacccacagactcctcagtcacagcctcttctggggggcctttggcacactctggggccattagctgtaacggacccttttcctggggtgtccatattcggctcttgtcaggctcttcatccccaagctctgtttcatgctgttcctgtttcagcttcttccacgactggactggctcttctgagcacacatcatcctcttcctcttcttggcgtttcctcttctggcctttctctggctgttcagggtTTATCGTTTTACTctgcttgcaaggctgccttatagagggactacttgtattgtctttgctcagctgttggctgccggccatgacacagctttccgatgtccaagtcaaagtgcaggtcagctgggcgttctgtgggagttcttgggttgtcctcttgatggctgaaggcaccttagtctactgggagatgtcttatccacacaAGATAAGGTGGTTCACGGTCAGAAACCGCAGGGGAAGAACACAGGTTTCCTTTggcgctggggtcagttaggccaccaagacagaaggaggtcgcagtgtcaaaggacacttctcacatagctgatcttctctaatcttgtctttcgggtggcatttcctcagtccccctatagaaaggtctgtggagttcccactctgcgttttgtttttccctactgagggagaaggatcgctctagggcacaaggagcctctgtagaacctgaaattgtggaaatcacaatgattgtcagagtctttcagccaaagacagcagtcaacacagcaagactactgtgtgcctccctccactgtcaccaaggatctggaaggccagtttccacaaaaaactgtggtttatgatgtggttttatgcaccagggcaacattcattggtgaatggaggccctgcccCCCATCGcccaggtctagggtcttaaagcttgttttcattcctggaattcctgttggaactcctgctggctgaagcaaacccaagatcagtaagaactcagaggagcagaagttcagcacatatcatgaataaataaatgtaaaaaacccccaagtgctgggattaaaagcggcagcatcactgcttggctggacagatcttttcaggatgactcagcagagatggctccgtggtgaagagtgatgcttttctagaagaccacacattgatttccaaccctgtctttgcagcttaccatcacctgtaactccagtgccaggggagctgacactctcttctggctttaagcaggaaacgcacacacacacacacacacacacatacacacactgctcttaaatatgtgagagtaaaacactcatacacattaaaaataaatcttaaaaaaataaaagctaggatttgtactaagcctatttctctttccccccccagaaaaacagtgtaccggagaactaagtaaaaatcattgctaaaatgtacaaaacaaaattagaaaaaaatgtaataaatgaaaagatagttatcctttctaaaagcttttagaaatagtttgagaagcttctatgtccttaaaccttgaaagacagagaccaaaccatgtgtttaaacctgcttgtagctgcttttctcacacccaaaaatctagacacataaccatatctccataaaactcatataacatgtgattgatcagtggcgaagctttgtagattatatatgatttgatcgttgccaaacagaacggaggaccaaggagatggctcagctgggttagctgctccctggcaactctgaccagttcagggcaattcctgagtcactcaaaataaaagacagaacccagtcacccgaattattctccgacctccacgtGTGCTTCGGCAAGCCAACAGTTGCCGCACCcccaatgcaaataaataatgaactgcaataaaccctgccaggtgagcaaagagagtggcattttatcctagtggatcacGGTGGAATGGCCatgcctctcaccctgcaaattcaggcaacggccacaagagggcagagagaaaccacagagaagagcgcgcctctcagctctttcctgccttcctctctgacccaaaggagcttctcagagcagagaactgcaggggcagaaccaaagcatctGGACAACTCGGCTCCCCTTGATTACAAGGCTGGCAGGTTTAGTCAGGGATctcgagagtaacagaacacacacacacacacacacacacacacacacacgatagatagatagatagatagatagatagatagata
Proteins encoded in this window:
- the LOC132648697 gene encoding sentrin-specific protease 2-like — translated: KALEDQEKGRGLDRGPAVTVDMEKEISSALGPGSKDEILSCAFKLQMTRGDLWTLRNTQWLNDKVINFYMNLLMERNQSQGYPALHAFNTFFYTKLKSGGYRSVRRWTRAVNIFAKELLLVPVHLGMHWSLAVTDLRKKSIVYMDSTGQKRPDILELLFCYLREESKARRNSDLSPVEWKQHSMSAEEIPQQLNGGDCGVFACKYADYISRGQPITFSQQHMPLFRKKMVWEILHKRLL